A region of uncultured Desulfobacter sp. DNA encodes the following proteins:
- the rfbA gene encoding glucose-1-phosphate thymidylyltransferase RfbA: MRKGIILAGGSGTRLYPLTYSVSKQLMPVYDKPMIYYPLSTIMLSGIKEILVITTPKDLDSFKYLLGNGSQWGLSIDYAVQPSPDGLAQAFIIGETFIRNDPVTLILGDNIFYGEGLSNRLQAIAKKEQGATIFGYYVKDPKRYGVAGFDDNGKVTSLEEKPEIPKSNYAVTGLYFYDNDVIDIAKQITPSARGELEITDVNKEYLNRGTLNVELFSRGTAWLDTGTHESLLDAGQFIKVVEDRQGLKIACVEEIAFRMGLIDKNQLEQLAVPMKKNGYGQYLLNLLKK; this comes from the coding sequence ATGCGTAAAGGAATCATACTGGCTGGCGGATCAGGTACACGTCTGTATCCCCTGACCTATTCGGTCAGCAAGCAGCTTATGCCTGTTTATGACAAGCCCATGATCTACTATCCCCTGTCAACAATCATGCTTTCCGGGATAAAAGAGATCCTTGTCATTACCACGCCAAAAGATCTGGATAGTTTTAAATATCTGCTTGGCAACGGTTCCCAGTGGGGACTCTCCATAGACTATGCTGTCCAGCCTTCTCCGGACGGACTGGCCCAGGCTTTTATCATCGGTGAAACATTTATTCGCAATGATCCTGTCACCCTGATCCTGGGCGATAATATATTTTATGGCGAAGGACTTTCAAACCGGTTACAGGCCATTGCAAAAAAGGAACAGGGTGCCACTATTTTCGGCTACTATGTTAAAGACCCCAAACGATATGGGGTTGCCGGGTTTGATGACAACGGCAAGGTCACAAGCCTGGAAGAAAAACCTGAAATCCCGAAATCAAATTATGCTGTAACCGGTCTCTATTTTTATGACAACGATGTCATTGACATTGCCAAACAAATCACGCCTTCAGCCCGGGGAGAACTGGAAATCACAGATGTTAACAAAGAGTATCTTAACCGGGGTACCCTGAATGTTGAACTGTTCAGCCGGGGCACCGCCTGGCTGGATACGGGAACCCATGAGTCCCTTCTGGATGCAGGACAGTTTATTAAAGTGGTCGAAGACCGCCAGGGTCTCAAAATTGCCTGCGTCGAAGAAATTGCTTTTAGAATGGGCTTAATCGATAAAAATCAATTGGAGCAGCTTGCCGTCCCCATGAAAAAAAACGGGTACGGCCAGTATCTGCTCAACCTTTTAAAAAAATAA
- the rfbC gene encoding dTDP-4-dehydrorhamnose 3,5-epimerase: MKYTPLSIPEVVLMEPRVFGDHRGFFLETFRQDDFETHIGNYTFVQDNHSKSAKGILRGLHYQIQQPQGKLVRVTSGTVFDVAVDIRKSSSTFGRWVGQILSAENKAMLWVPPGFAHGFYVMSDEAEFSYKCTDYYAPQHERSILWNDSDIAIEWPLDKGDKDPVLSPKDEQAKKLVSAEVFK, translated from the coding sequence ATGAAATATACACCGTTGTCCATACCGGAAGTTGTTCTGATGGAACCCCGTGTTTTCGGAGATCATAGAGGTTTTTTCCTTGAAACTTTCCGCCAGGATGATTTTGAAACACATATCGGAAATTACACATTTGTTCAGGATAATCACAGCAAATCGGCAAAAGGCATATTAAGAGGTCTTCACTACCAGATACAGCAGCCCCAAGGCAAACTTGTCCGGGTCACATCCGGGACTGTATTTGACGTGGCAGTGGACATCAGAAAATCCTCATCCACCTTTGGCCGATGGGTCGGTCAAATCCTCTCTGCCGAAAACAAAGCCATGCTCTGGGTGCCCCCGGGGTTTGCCCATGGATTTTATGTCATGAGCGATGAAGCAGAATTTTCATACAAATGTACTGACTACTATGCTCCCCAGCATGAGCGCAGTATTCTTTGGAACGATTCTGATATCGCCATTGAGTGGCCCCTGGATAAAGGAGATAAAGACCCGGTATTATCCCCAAAGGATGAACAGGCAAAAAAACTGGTATCAGCGGAGGTGTTCAAATGA
- the rfbD gene encoding dTDP-4-dehydrorhamnose reductase — MNVLVLGANGQLGWELQRTSPGSIGLTAIDYPEVDLLDYDSIHKCINSAQPDILINAAAYTAVDKAEQDEGTADRLNHGAVRQISEICSSKGIHLVHISTDFIFNGMNHKPYQPQDTPDPISVYGATKLKGEQAVRKVLGPNATIIRTAWLYSAHGINFVKSMLTLMDTKPELNIIDEQVGTPTWANGLAHAIWGTIEKKVTGTHHFTDAGAASWYDFAIAIQEEALGLNLIQNEIPINPIPASQYPTPARRPFYSILDKTSLWNALDIKPIHWRKQLRSMLRELT; from the coding sequence ATGAATGTCCTGGTTTTAGGAGCGAATGGTCAGCTGGGATGGGAACTGCAGCGGACAAGCCCAGGTAGTATAGGCTTGACAGCAATTGACTACCCTGAAGTTGATCTGCTTGATTACGACAGCATTCACAAGTGCATTAACTCAGCACAGCCGGATATTCTGATTAACGCGGCAGCCTACACAGCCGTTGATAAAGCAGAACAGGACGAAGGGACTGCAGACCGACTCAATCATGGCGCCGTCAGGCAAATCTCTGAAATTTGCAGCAGCAAAGGAATCCACCTGGTTCACATCTCCACCGATTTTATTTTCAACGGCATGAACCATAAACCTTACCAGCCCCAGGACACCCCGGATCCCATATCCGTCTATGGCGCGACCAAACTGAAAGGGGAACAGGCTGTCAGGAAGGTCCTTGGCCCAAACGCCACCATCATCAGAACAGCCTGGCTGTACTCAGCCCATGGCATCAATTTTGTCAAAAGCATGCTCACACTGATGGATACAAAACCAGAACTTAACATCATCGACGAACAGGTCGGCACCCCAACCTGGGCCAATGGCCTGGCCCATGCAATATGGGGAACAATTGAGAAAAAAGTCACGGGAACACACCATTTCACAGATGCCGGCGCAGCATCCTGGTACGACTTTGCCATTGCCATCCAGGAAGAAGCCCTGGGCCTGAACCTCATCCAGAATGAAATCCCCATAAACCCAATCCCGGCCAGCCAGTATCCGACCCCGGCTCGACGTCCTTTTTACAGCATTCTGGACAAAACATCCCTCTGGAACGCCCTGGACATAAAGCCGATCCATTGGCGTAAACAGCTGAGATCCATGCTGCGGGAACTGACATGA